The Panthera tigris isolate Pti1 chromosome E3, P.tigris_Pti1_mat1.1, whole genome shotgun sequence genome segment CTGTCTGGGgagatgaaaaagttttgaaaatcatggtgatggctgcacaacactgtgagtgtaattaatgccactgaactgtatgcttatggttaaatggttaaaatggcgaATTTTGTTATATACACtttaccaaaataaaagaaacgtGAACGGATAGTGCACAAGCATTTGCCAAAGACTGTGAGTCTGAACAATCTGCTGTCCAACTGTGCAACttaacaagttaaaaaagaaCCAGTCGTCCGTTTCTTTCATTCCTCCAGAGAGCCTTCGGGTTTGTCCCCAGATCAGAGCGGACGTTCGGACAGCTCTCCAGACTCCGACACCACTGTAGTCCCTGATAAAACCTGAGTTCTGACCTCCAGTTCCAATGAGAAATGATTACAGGCAACCAGGGGCTCAAGGCAAGGTTCTTCACTACCTGAAGAActtcaaagacattttttccaGACTCCAGAGTCACTAAGTCTCTCTGTCCCAGGAAAAAACTGGCTGGTCTCTCTTTGTGGTCACTGAAAATCCTGCGTAGATCAGGAAGCTCAAAGATAAACGTGTGGGTCACCTTTGATGACTGTAGGGTCGGTCCCGTGACCTGCAGCCAACTGCTCGCTGCCTGCTAGACAGATGCCACCCACTCATTCTTCATTGGCCCTGAAGTACTTTTCCTCTATTTCCACTCTTCTACAATAATGTGTGAACACATTTACAAAAACCACAAAACCTGccggaaaaagaaatcaagaataaagaaaagaaaagaactcacCTGGGATTTGTTCATTTTCCGTTGTACTCCCAAGAGCATCAAAACCTGGGAAGGCGTACCTgtaagagaaggacagagaacagAATGAGAGCCGGCTGGCCCTGCAGCATCTGGATTCTTGTACAAACTTCTGCACACAGGCTGGGTAACCTCTGAtggtggagaagagaaggaaggtgaCATCCGTCCCTCTGTGACTCCTGCAATGTTTCCTACTGCTTTACGCTGCCCCCCCAACACAGAAACGTTAAAAACGGAACTATTATTAAGCAAATTCTGGCAcgtcaaaaaaatgaaatacaaggtCTTCATTAAACCGGACGTTGCAGGGGAGAACAAATCCTAAAGGATGTTTTGTGTATCTGATTTACTAGATAATGTTCACCCCCTGGGTAGGAGAATCCTCCAAGCTTTAGAAAAAGGCACAGGTGCCTTGAATGCAGGTCTTCTAAAAACGTGTTTCTTCTAATTGGACTGATGCTTCTCAAAAGGATCTTTTAGGAGTGAACTTGCTTTGATGGGACTGTGAAGACAGCACCAAGCTTGGAGTCAGGGACTCTGGCTTCTATTCCCTCTTGTTAATCTTAAATAAGCCGTTTCCTCCGTCAGGATCTTTCCCCCACTTCTACCAGATgagacaaaaatagaaagaaaggaaaaatcctGGCAAACCTTCCCTGAACTACTACTCTTGAGCCTGTAAGATCGGGACACGAGAGCGCACCTCCACAGGCCCGACGCGGTGAAAGCTGCCCAGCTTCTGGAAAGAATCGGTGGAGAACGAAGGGAGGCAAGAGAGCGTTTGGGGTGCGGTTGAAAAAAGCTGCCCGCCTGTAGAACTCCTAGCGTCCCGCCAACCAGGCGACACTTCTCCCACGGTCTGTCCCTCGCCACCACCTGGCCCCAGCTGCCGGCAAAGTGACTCACAGCATCTGAATGCGGTGAAATCCCTggagccctgcccccccccctttgcttCTTTTCCGCGTTTCTTCCGTCTTTCTCTTCTGAGGCTCCGACGGGCTCTGATGCGTTCTTCCCGGCGGGATTCCTGCGCCTGCGGCCCGGTCCTTCCTGCCTCCGTGAAGCTGCTTTGTTCCAGGAGAGCCTAGGGGACAGACACCCGCTGGCTGGCACCTTCACCAGGGGCCCCGTACCCGCCTCCCCGAGAACACACAGCGCCTGTCAGGGAGCGCAAAGCAGGGGGCTGAGGACAAAGGCAGGAGGGCCGTCGCGAAGCGCCCTCAGTACCCGGACAGCGCAGATTTGGGGAGCACCCCCGGCCCCCGGCGGGCAGGACCCCCGCGGCTCCCCGGGGACCCATATTCCACGGACCCAGGGAGACACGAAAGGAGCCCCGGGATGCACACCGCCGCGgggcgcgcgcgcgtgtgcgcgtgtgcgcgtgtgACCACAATACATTTGGGTCCGACGGGTGCACGGCGTGCAGCGCGCGACACCCGGTCCCCGTCCTACCTCCGAGAAGCGGTCGAGCCGCCTCGGCGCCTACGAGGACGGAGACCCCGCGGCGAGCGCGGCTTCCCCCCAAAACGCCGCACTTCCTGCGCGTTCGCTCGGGGCCCTCCAGAGGCGCCCCCATTCGGTGTCGACTCGGCCCCCGccggggtggcgggggaggaggggcggccTGAGCGGGCCCCGAGCGAACCCGAAGCCTCCCTCCCCACGCCCCACGCCGCAGCCTCAGGCCGTCCGCGCGGACCACGGTCCGGACCTCCCGGACCTCCCTGACCAACCGCCCGCCTTCGCGCCGCCGCACCCGAGTAGGGCCCGGGACCGCCGGCACGCTCCGCCGAGGAGAAACGCGCGCCTGCGCACTAAGCACGACGCCGACCCGGCCACGCGCACCGCCCACCCCGCGGGACACTCCGGCCATGTGTGGGGGCGTGGCCTGCGCGGGCCCGCCCTTTTCCCCGCCCCCAACACCTggactccctccccaccccgctccTACGTCACCCTGActcccgctctgcccctcccccacgtcaCCCAACTCCCACcccatccttcccttcccccacatcGCCCCACTCCCATTCCGCCCCCATGTCACCCCCAGTTCCCCATgtttcccccccaaccccagctccgCGACTTCTCCTGCCAGGAGGTGAGGGGCCTCAAAGCCGCCAAACAAGGGAGAGATTCGGGAATACAGATGAAAATCTTAACGAAATTAGTCCTTGCAATCAATTGCCCAGCCAAGCAATTGGATAATAATGAAATAACCTCCAATGATGTATATATACGAATCTTGTTCAATTTAGTTGCACTAGAAAAATAATGGAAGCAATATAAATTTAGACAATTTAAGTGTCTAATCAATGAATACGTAAAATACATTGGGGAAGGTGGTAGCCATTCAAAACTATAATGTAAGGTAAATAACTCACGTGTAACAATGTTCGTGATCCATTTTGGAATCAAAATATACTTGAAgatacagggcgcctgggtggctcagtgggttgagtgttcaacttttgatttcagctcaggtcaggatcccagagtcgtgggatctgcgctgagtgtgaagcctgcttgagattctctctctctccctctgcccctctgcccctctcccctgtgcacgTACATTCTCTCTCTGATAGAtacatggatagatagatag includes the following:
- the LOC102952526 gene encoding uncharacterized protein LOC102952526 isoform X5 is translated as MAGVSRGVGGARGRVGVVLSAQARVSPRRSVPAVPGPTRALLEQSSFTEAGRTGPQAQESRREERIRARRSLRRERRKKRGKEAKGGGQGSRDFTAFRCCTPSQVLMLLGVQRKMNKSQKSGNRGKVLQGQ
- the LOC102952526 gene encoding uncharacterized protein LOC102952526 isoform X4, whose translation is MAGVSRGVGGARGRVGVVLSAQARVSPRRSVPAVPGPTRALLEQSSFTEAGRTGPQAQESRREERIRARRSLRRERRKKRGKEAKGGGQGSRDFTAFRCCTPSQVLMLLGVQRKMNKSQKCAGLGSVSFKDVTVDFTQDEWLQLTGTQRTLYRDVMLENYSHLVSVGCRLTKPEVIFKLEQGEELWPSRGESPDQGDQGSLQSWQLAGPHLHKTVQSSLESLDGQCHQAH